AGCCGGGTCGGCGATGGCAGCATGTTCTCCTGTCACTTCACGGCTGCGCGGGTCCGTCCACCTGAGCCCGGCGCCAGTCACCCTGCTCCCAGCGAGGCCACGCAATGAACGCCCCCCAACGGCCGTCCTCACCCTCGGCGCCGCCGCTGCAGGTCGAGCTGGAGCAGATGCTGCCCGACGATGCGCCGCTGGATCTCGGCCTCTACAGCGACACCGCCGCCGACGGCCTGCTGCACGATCCGTCGCTGTACTTCAACCGCGAGCTGTCGCAACTGGCGTTCAACGTGCGGGTGCTGGCCCAGGCGCAGGACCCGGAGGTGCCGTTGCTGGAGCGGCTCAAATTCCTCTGCATCAGCTGCACCAACCTGGACGAGTTCTTCGAGATCCGCGCCGGTGCCGTCCAGCACGCCCTGGACGTGGGCGGCCCGCTGGCGCCCGATGGGCTGGCGCCGTCCGCCCTGCTGAGCCGCATCCACGACGAGGCCGCCGCCCTGGTCGAGGCGCAGTACGAATGCTGGAACAGCGTGCTGCGACCGGCGATGGCCGAGGCGGGCGTGCGCGTGCTGGCCCGCGGCAGCTGGAGCATGCGCCAGACCCGCTGGCTGCGCGCGTATTTCCGCGACGAGATCATGCCGGTGCTGTCGCCGCTGGGGCTGGATCCCGCGCACCCGTTCCCGAAGATCCTCAACAAGTCGCTCAACATCGTCGTCGTGTTGAAGGGGCGCGACGCGTTCGGCCGCAGCGGCGGGCTGGCGATCGTGCGGGCGCCGCGGTCGCTGTCGCGCATCATCCAGGTGCCGCAGCGCGTCAGCGGCGGCGCCAGCGATTTCGTGTTCCTGTCCGCGGTGCTGTCGAGCTTCGTCGATGAGCTGTTCCCGGGCATGGAGGTCCAGGGCGCCTACCAGTTCCGGGTGACCCGCAACTCGGAGTTGTTCGTCGATGAGGAGGAGGTGGACAACATCGCCCTGGCGCTGCGCGACGAGCTGGCCGGCCGCGGCTACCTGCGCGCGGTCCGCCTGGAGATCGCCGACGCGTGCCCGGAGCCGATCGTCAACCTGTTGCTGGAGAAGTTCGCCCTGGCGCCTGAGGCGGTGTATCGGATCAAGGGGCCGGTCAACCTCAACCGGGTGATCCAGGTATACGACCTGGTCGATCGCCCGGACCTGAAGTTCCCGCCGTTCCAGCCGAGGGCGCTGCCCGGGATGGACCGGATGTTCGAGACGATTGCCGCCGGTGACGTGCTGCTGCACCACCCCTTCGATGCCTTCACCCCGGTGCTGGAGTTGCTGCGCCAGGCGGCCGAGGATCCTGCGGTGCTGGCCATCAAGCAGACGCTGTACCGGTCGGGCAAGGATTCGGCGATCGTCGCTGCGCTGATCAACGCCGCGCGCAATGGCAAGGACGTCACCGCGGTGGTCGAACTGCGCGCGCGCTTCGACGAGGAGGCCAACCTGGGTTTCGCCGACCGCATGCAGGAGGCCGGGGTGCAGGTTGTCTACGGTGTGGTGGGCTACAAGACCCACGCCAAGATGATGCTGGTGGTGCGCCGCGAGGGGCGCAAGCTGCGCCGTTACGTGCACATGGGCACTGGCAACTACCATGCCGGCACCGCGCGGCTGTATACCGATCTGGGCCTGATGACGGCCCATCCGGAGATCGGCAACGACGTCCACCTGATCTTCCAGCAACTGTCCGGCCTGGCGCCGTCGATGACGCTCAAGCGCCTGCTGCAATCGCCGTTCACCCTGCACGCGGGAATGCTGCAGCGGATCGACCGCGAGCGCGCCCATGCCGAGGCCGGGCGTCCGGCACGGATCGTGGCGCGCATGAACGCGCTCAACGAGCCGCAGGTGATCCGCGCGCTGTACCGGGCGTCGCAGGCGGGCGTCGAGATCGACCTGATCGTGCGTGGCGCCTGCACCCTGCGCCCGGGCGTACCTGGTGTAAGCGAGAACATCCGCGTGCGCTCCATCGTCGGCCGCTTCCTCGAGCACGGCCGCGCCTACTGGTTCGCCAACGACGGCGCGCCGGAGCTGTTCTGCGCGAGTGCCGACTGGCTGGAGCGCAACCTGCTGCGCCGGGTCGAGACCTGCTTCCCGATCCTGGACCCCGCGGTCGCCAGGCGGGTGTTCGACGAGGCCCTGGAGAACTACCTGGACGACAACCTCAACGCCTGGCAACTGCAGCCCGGCGGCGAATACCGCCTCGTTGAACGCGCGGACGACGCCCTGCCCCATTCGGCCCAGGCGTCGTTGTTGGCCAAACTGTGCGGATGATCGAAACTGCCCCGATGACCGACCTCCACCCGACCCCGCTGCCGTTGCAGGAGGGCGAAATGCTGGCCGCCATCGACCTGGGGTCCAACAGTTTCCACATGGTGGTGGCGCAGTACCTGCTCGGTCAGCTGCGGGTGGTCGACCGGCTGCGCGAGACGGTGCGCCTGGCCGACGGGCTGGATGCCCGCGGCGGCCTGTCAGCGGAGGCGCGCCAGCGTGCCTACGCATGTCTGGCGCGGTTTGGCCAGCGCATCCGCGACATCCCGCCGCAGCGGGTGCGCGCGATCGCCACCAACACCGTGCGCAAGCTGGCGTCACCGCAGGCCTTCCTGATGCCGGCCGAAAGCGCGCTCGGCCATGCCATCGAAGTCGTCGCCGGCCGCGAGGAAGCTCGCCTGATCTATCTGGGCGTCGCCCACACCCAGCCAGCCAAGCGTGGTCGCCTGCGG
This genomic interval from Lysobacter ciconiae contains the following:
- the ppk1 gene encoding polyphosphate kinase 1, which produces MLPDDAPLDLGLYSDTAADGLLHDPSLYFNRELSQLAFNVRVLAQAQDPEVPLLERLKFLCISCTNLDEFFEIRAGAVQHALDVGGPLAPDGLAPSALLSRIHDEAAALVEAQYECWNSVLRPAMAEAGVRVLARGSWSMRQTRWLRAYFRDEIMPVLSPLGLDPAHPFPKILNKSLNIVVVLKGRDAFGRSGGLAIVRAPRSLSRIIQVPQRVSGGASDFVFLSAVLSSFVDELFPGMEVQGAYQFRVTRNSELFVDEEEVDNIALALRDELAGRGYLRAVRLEIADACPEPIVNLLLEKFALAPEAVYRIKGPVNLNRVIQVYDLVDRPDLKFPPFQPRALPGMDRMFETIAAGDVLLHHPFDAFTPVLELLRQAAEDPAVLAIKQTLYRSGKDSAIVAALINAARNGKDVTAVVELRARFDEEANLGFADRMQEAGVQVVYGVVGYKTHAKMMLVVRREGRKLRRYVHMGTGNYHAGTARLYTDLGLMTAHPEIGNDVHLIFQQLSGLAPSMTLKRLLQSPFTLHAGMLQRIDRERAHAEAGRPARIVARMNALNEPQVIRALYRASQAGVEIDLIVRGACTLRPGVPGVSENIRVRSIVGRFLEHGRAYWFANDGAPELFCASADWLERNLLRRVETCFPILDPAVARRVFDEALENYLDDNLNAWQLQPGGEYRLVERADDALPHSAQASLLAKLCG